The Aspergillus flavus chromosome 2, complete sequence region AGGAGTAAGAGCGAGGGATCGAGCGACAGCATCGGAGGAGCAGCCCAAAAACAGGATACTAACTTCAAAGTTAGATTTGCTCTGCGCGGGCACCTGGATGTCGTCCGCTCTGTGATATTCACCGGTGGTGGTAGTCCTTCGGAGCCAGAAATCTGTACTTGTAGCGATGACGGCACGATCAAGCGATGGATTATTCCGGCAACATACGGTAATTTTGGCTCTCACAATGCCAATTCGAGCAATGATCTGGATATAACTAGTTATTTCACACACAGAGGGCACGTTGGTGCAGTCACAGCGTTGGCTGCTTGCTCTCCTTCTCGAGATTTCTCCAATGGTGGCCGCGCTTTGGGTGACGGCTGGGTATTCTCTGGTGGCCAAGACGCCAGTGTGCGTGTCTGGGAACGAGGAAGGATTGACCCTAAGGCCACGCTCGATGGACATACAGATGCTGTATGGGGCCTTTGTGTCCTTCCTGGAACTACTGGGTCTGTGTTTGGAGACTCTTGTGGTCATTACGGGGGCCCTGACCGGATCCTGTTGGCCTCGGGGGCTGCGGACGGTCAAATACTGATATGGGCAGTTAGTGCCCCCCCTCAACTCTCCTCGCCGCAAGCAGGGAATAGACGAGCTGGAGGAAGCCGGAGGGCAAACTCGATTTCGTCCGGCTCAAACTTCCCATCCTCACCGCAACCTAGTATGGCTACTTCAACGCCGTTCCACTACACCCTAATTCACAAGATCACACGAAAGGATTCCCCCTCACCGACCTGTATTAGTCCGTTGTCACTTGCCGGTGTAAACTTTGTGGTGTCCTTTTCGGACGCTTCGATTATTGTCTATGATACGAGGACTGGGGAGGAAATTGTCGGAATGGCGAGCCTGGAGACGTACGATGGCACTCCTTCCACAGGTGTCAACTCTGTTGTAGCCACCACAGTTGGATTCGACGGGTCTGCTGGCCTTGATCCCAGCCGCATCTcgggtgaagaagaggtggtTCACGGCGCCACTGGCTCGAGTGGTGTCGAGGGTGTCATCATAAGTGGCTATGAAGACCGATACATCCGTCTTTTCGATGCTAATAGTGGTACGTATTATACATTTCGAGTGGAGAAAGTAAAGCCTGATTACTAACAAATGGAATAGGACAATGCACTTATACTATGCTGGCGCACCCGTCTGCGATTGCGTCACTTTCCCTATCTCCAGATGGACGCGAACTGGTGTCGGCCGGCCATGATGCCAGTCTACGGTTCTGGAACCTCGAGAAACGCAGCTGCACCCAAGAAATCACCAGTCACCGGTTGATGCGTGGTGAAGGCGTGTGTTCCGCCGTTTGGAGCCGCGATGGCCGATGGGTCGTTAGCGGTGGCGGCGATGGTCTGGTTAAGGTCTTCTCGAGGTAATCTTCGAGATAACGAGGGCTTCTACTGTCGATGTATGATTTTACTCTTATATTCGAGCTGATATTCTTCTTACGCTGTATTTCTTGGACGCATGAATGGATGAGCGCTTGGCGAATTCTTGAGCATTTCCAGTGATCTCTTACCTGGCATATGTTCCTTTCTACATGTGTGGTT contains the following coding sequences:
- a CDS encoding cell differentiation and development protein Fsr1/Pro11 (striatin Pro11); translation: MAWQSPSAMVGAGGYGGPGDGSSNGGQPQGTEYTLQGVMRFLQTEWHRHERDRNAWEIERAEMKSRIGKLEGDVRTSKRLHESLGKHVRLLEAALKKEREKVKKLSNNEKVEDTRDPKDIARESINALKSQRPKLPMELNEAELNDSQPDFRQENEREKSRLYLSKCSQEVTYHVIPASHPPPELSDPELPNHIYGNQQLSQQALEEAYHIQQQRQKQQQQQQQANHMMAREVSLQNHQPIVAQYSESSGIARQPNQFGLPPGSREALERKPLEPRQTPATAVDSRKKAPEHTIVDERTGAEKQAYEVYGAQGGVKEEIQPQQAEQQQQEDSDGWNFDEPSEKEPPTEPMPPHRPDVDAFPNANFVRPKSPSRSGSLSHRRKSSGARSKSEGSSDSIGGAAQKQDTNFKVRFALRGHLDVVRSVIFTGGGSPSEPEICTCSDDGTIKRWIIPATYGNFGSHNANSSNDLDITSYFTHRGHVGAVTALAACSPSRDFSNGGRALGDGWVFSGGQDASVRVWERGRIDPKATLDGHTDAVWGLCVLPGTTGSVFGDSCGHYGGPDRILLASGAADGQILIWAVSAPPQLSSPQAGNRRAGGSRRANSISSGSNFPSSPQPSMATSTPFHYTLIHKITRKDSPSPTCISPLSLAGVNFVVSFSDASIIVYDTRTGEEIVGMASLETYDGTPSTGVNSVVATTVGFDGSAGLDPSRISGEEEVVHGATGSSGVEGVIISGYEDRYIRLFDANSGQCTYTMLAHPSAIASLSLSPDGRELVSAGHDASLRFWNLEKRSCTQEITSHRLMRGEGVCSAVWSRDGRWVVSGGGDGLVKVFSR